aagatagatttcctcgCCCTATTAAccatgtatgttatttcctctctgagccatttctgatgagaatgaaggcttactcattcccccttgccttccccctttccacttcattgaaaaaagttttttcttgactcttatgtgaaatttcttagcttcttcttcatctccttttcctttctcctagtactttcttttatcacccattgactccatctttttaatatattatgccattatattccattccttcctatgtcttgtctatatatgctgccttctaacagctcttataaatgagaaagttcatatgagttatcaatatcttcttcccatgcaggaatacaaacagttcaatatcattaagttcctcatagtgaGTCCTTcccttccactccctctatggttcaccagagtcctgtacttggagatcaaactttctgttcggctctggttatttcaataggaaagtttgaaagttccctgtttcattgaaagtccatcttttcccctgaaagagattgtttagttttgctgggtagttgattctcggttataaaccaagatcttttgccttctgcaataTCATAGTCCAAtacctatgagcccttaatgtagatgctaccagacctttgtgtaatcctgactatggagccttgttagctgaattgtttgtttctagcagcttttagaattttctctttgatttgggagttttggaatttggctacaatattcctggaagtttttcttttgggatttctttcaggagatgactggtgaattctctcgatttctcttttaccctctgcttctaggatttcagggcaattttgctatattatttcttgaaaaaggaagtttaggctcttctcctgatcgtggctttcagacagcctaataatttttaaattatttcttctgaatctgttttcggggtcatttgtttttccaacgtgatatttcacattttcttctaatttttaactttttttgggggggaagttttatttcttccttatttcttgaaaagtcatcagcttcctttagttccattctgaatttgaaggagttattttcttcagagagctttttcatctccttttccagctagccaattttgcttttttaaggcattcttctcatttgccttttgttttgctttttccattaggcctaaactggtttttaacatactattttcttccatatttctttatatatctttcaccaagcttttgatttggttttcatgatttttctgcatcgctctcatttctcctccctatttttcctccatctcccttaattgcttttcaaagtctttttttgagctcatccatagtctgagcccattttctatttctcttggaggttttggacacagaagcttcaattttgtcatcatctgagtatgtgttttgatcttccatgtgactgaagtaattctctatggttggattcttctttttctgtttttttttactcatttcctcaacccaagacagcacttccaaggctttgggttttttattggggggggggaatcccccactgggacctttattcctccaaggtcttatgctctcttgcctatgctttaATATGCATATGGACCCATACTTCCTtctgccctgaggctataaggagggatccagcaatcttaatatggaagcccaaactgcaacctcgGTCtggtctgagtgtaggcaaacagcagagtcctactgtgaggggagagcagagaaatctctgcagacttctcttactgtctctgggggtgcaggctgctttctccagattgtTGCTGCAggttctgaggctggtgctcctcactccatctCATTCTGGTagaacagagttctctcactgccccttcaagctgttgctggtgatctctgggctgggctgggctgggttgtTCTGTGCTGCAGCCTGGGCTTTTTTCCCatcccccagtcctggtgaatcACACCATTCCTGAAgaccttctaagttatcttggactggtaAAATGGATCACTcgttctttctgtgggttctgccccactaaattttggttagagccttcatttgtttgtttttttggaggtTGGGGGGaaagagttcctgggaaatgctgccttcccACTTGACATCTTGGCTAGCCCCGaaataggagaatttcaaatgctcctgttgaaatggccagagctgaacagaaagtttgatcttcaaatacaggactcaggagaaaCATAGAGTAAACAAGAAGGGTACATTATGAGGGATTTGATGATGATTAACTGTGTATATTCTTGCATGTGAaggtgatactgataatactcatatgaaccttctcatttattagagcaggtagaaagagcttttatagttgagacacaggagagagctgaatttgaaggcaCAGTATATTTTTACAATGGAGTCATTGagtaaaaaggaaatatactaggagaaaggtaaagagaggtagaatagtcTAAGATcattcatgtaaaagagtcaagaaatagcttttgcaatggtatggaaggagggaaagtgagggggaatgaggaagactcattCTCATTGTAAatagctcagaaaggaaacaacaacTTAATAGGTCATAGAAatctaaaaggaaaaggagagaaagggaatgggagaaagggaacgcggaagggaagggagaggtaggggacagaggagagggtagatcataggagaggatagtcagatataatacgttttctttttttctttttgcaaggtggtgggattggatggcctatctgggaccacagGGATGGGTgggtgctgggtctctggggtaggatgtTGGCTTAGGGCCTGTTGACCCCAGGAacaatgctctgtctgctgtgccactcggctgtcccacagcacacttttgatgaagaacagagtgaaaggagagagaaaatataattggcagtgaggagaaatggatggaaagaattataatcagaaacatcaactgtggaagtaaattctctgatggacatatgataaagaatgcaatccaccatgagacagagctgatggtaatggaacacagactgaagcacattttttttcctctttctttcatttctcatgagattttttttatttttgtggggggaggggggattatgtttactcttacaagactattttagaaatgtataaataaataaaaaagtaaaaaagtaaagaaaataaacaccttatcaatactaaacatgtaccAAGTgatatagaatccaaattctgaGAGAAGTTGTGAGTTATAGAAAGAAACTGTACAAATAAGGAACTTCAACCTTCCTCTCTATTTTACCAACAATACATAGCAGTAAGAGATAGggggaaaaattccatttaaaataattatagacaataaaaaatatttgagagcctacctgccaagataaatctaggaattatatgaacacaattacaaaatatttatcacacaaataaagtcagatctaagcaactggaaaaacatcaattgcttcCAAAAATAGGAGATGGACTATTTAGCTATATAGAGAAGGCTGACTTTAGAGTCCAATCTACTGGGTTTAAGTTCCATCTCTTGACACATACCAGCTGGGTAACCCTGGAACAAGATGTCTAACCTCTTAATGACCCTAAGTGACTCTCTAATATTATAAACTGCACATATGTATTGGTAGAGAGAGTTTCCTCATTGGGAGCTCCATATATCAATGGATATCACAAATATGATCACTACTCCCATGCCCAAAGTGGCATATAATGAcaattatcaaatttttaaaaattcttcttttggaATAGGCATAGGAGACAGTTCAGGACTGTATGCAAAAGATAGCCATGAAGAAGCTAGCCAGGGtcatttttagttcttttatttttgctatgGCATATTTTGGATACagattaaatttgttttatttcggacacacacacatatatatatataaaacgcTTATTCAAATAGACTGAGAAAACTTTACTTGCAATGAATGGATCCAGAGAACTTCCAAGAGAAATTTGTAAGAAGTTAACATTTTTTCTAAAAACTCTGGGTTTTATTCTTAGAAATTATCtgaaattgtttttaatcatAATTAATTGGAATAAGGGATGATATGTTATCTTGTAACATTGTTCCTCTTTTCTTACAGTTGCACAAGACTGAGGAAGATACACTGTGACATAACAATCTCAGAGGAATTCTACTCCTTTCCCAATCTTGACGGGACaaggaaaattaaaatcatttttcataaCGGTAATTttgtttacaaagtgcttttcccCACATTTCTCAATTGTTCTAAGGAgaccaattaaaaagaaaaggggagtgTTTATGGATAAATTAAAATGTCTTTGCAGAACTGATGCTCCAGAAATATATCAACAAGTTCAGACTTGTCTGACATAATggcatttctatttttgtttgacTTGTGGAACTTAGTTTGAACTAAAAACTGAGCTACAGATTACCTGGAGAAGATCTTTTCCCTCACAAATCTGCTAGcctgattataatttttctttattaaactcAAGtaacttaaatattttgatattaatcCCATGGAGTATCTATATGACTATTTGATGctttaaatgcttattaagtttttgtttttgtgttgggACAGACTGCATCAGATTGTGTCACAGTGGAGAACATTTAAGcaaataaaaaggaacaaaagaagaaaCCTCTTCAGAAACTGTGAATGAGATGGCAGAAGCTTCAGTGGATCCCTTATCTCTCCCTGaaccaaggaaaaagaaaagtttatctATTGAAGAAAAGATTGACATCATAAATGCAGTAGAAAGTGGTAAGAAAAAAGCAGAGATTGCAGCTAAGTATGGAATCAAGAAAAACTCACTATCTTCAATTATGAAGAATAAAGACAAAGTTCTAGAAGCCTTTGAATCTTTAAAATTtgatcccaaaaggaaaagacTCAGAACTGCTTTTTACACAGATCTAGAAGAGGCATTAATGAGATGGTATCGGATGGCCCAGTGTCTAAATGTACCAGTTAATGGTCCAATGTTGCGTCTCAAAGCTAATGATTTTGCTCAGAAACTAGGACATAGTGATTTTAAGTGCAGTAATGGTTGGCTAGACCGCTTTAAATCAAGATATGGTTTAGTATTCAGATCTCAGTCAGTAGAGTCTGCCACAGAGTCTGAAGATGCTGTGACTGTCTGGTCCCAAAATGTGCTTCCCTATTACTTAAATGATTATCAACCCaaggatatatttaatataaaagagACTGGATTGTTCTATCGAATGTTGCCTACCAAAACTTTTGCATTTAAGGGGGAAGCATGTTCAATCGGAAAACTAAACAAAGAAAGGATAACTTTAGTGGTTGGGGCAAATATGGATGGTTCTGAAAAGCTTCCTTTGCTtattattgggaaaaataaaaacccacattgttttaaaaatgtaaagtcaCTGCCTGTAGATTATGAATCAAATAGAATGGCATGGATGACTTCAGAAATCTTTCAGCTGTGGATACAAAAGCTTGATGAAAAATTTCAAGCCCAGAAACGACAAGTTGtggtttttcttgattctttacCAGCACATCCAGAAGTAAAGATTCTAAAGTCCACTCAActagtttttttcccttcatctttATCTTCCAAATTTGTAGCTATGAAACAAGGTGTTATTAAAAACCTTAAGGTCAAATATAGATTCTATCTTGTCAAGAAATTTTTAGACTCTGTTGAAAGCAGCAAAGAATTTACTTTCTCTCTTTTAGATGCAGTCGATATGTTACATCTGTGTTGGAGGACTGTAACTCCAGAGACTATTATCAAGAGCTATGAAAAAGCAGGATTCAAATCACAACATGGAGAAAGTGGAAAGACAAATATGGAGACTGAAAATGGCCTAGATTTAGTTTCTCATGCTTTAGCTGCAGGTGTAGAATTTCCTGAAGGTTTATCTCTGGAAGAATATGCATCCCTGGATGAAGATTTGGTGACATGTGAAACAGTTTCAGATAGCGAGGTGACATGGACCAAAGAaggtaaaataaatgaaactgaaagCTATACTTCTGAAGAAGAGGATGATGATGAATCTCCAGAAACTGAACTACCTTTACCATCAAAAATGGAGGCAGTTACTGCTTTAGAAACCCTTAAAAAATTTCTGAGAAGTCAAGAAATCAATGACACACTTCATGATTCTTTAGCAGATCTTGAAAACTTTATCCAGAGTTTATCATTTAAGTAATTATCCAATGTAGGTTATCTAAAGAATAATAGACTTTTCCTGGTTTCATGTTAAAATTTAAGGAGTATAAATAGAAAGTATGGTTAGCTaggtaaaaacaaaattgaaaatcagATCATCTTGGGAACTTGTGATTTAAATGCAAAAACCTCTGAGTTATAAAGCTTCTAGGTAAGATGAATTTTTAAGATGCTAATGAAGTATGATGATTAAGTAAATGAAAACTTAAATTTGAACCAAGCAATATAGGTTTTGGATATTTCCCTAACCTTTTTCTTTGGGAAATATGACTTACATCCACCCAAATAGGTATAACTTGGACTCACAGCTCCTTACAGATTAAATTGATGTCATTTTCAGAAGTGCAGGTTAAGTTCCAGACAGTTTAAATTCATCTCTTTTGAGGAATCAGTAACCAAAGTGAACAGAAGCTCATCTTCAAAATATCTTATTTCAGAAGcaggaacaaaaaaaatgactacaAGTATATATTGTAGAAGTGGTGAATATTAGTAAGTTTTTgtagaaatgtgtgtgtgtgttattttagGATTTGtatgaagaagaaaattctgTTAGTTACTGATCTTCTCAGATGATCTAATGAGTCACAGATAGACAGTTTCTTTTGCTTACCACGTAGCCTGACCTTTTTTCTAAGGATTTTTagtatatgcgtgtgtgtgtgtgtgtgtgtgtattacatgACACTATTTAAAGGTTCATTTGTAAATAAAGGTTCAGATGAAGGATTGAGACTCCATAGTATCTTTTTGATAGCTATAACTTGAAGTTGAAGTAGATCTTTTCAAGTATTATATCAAATTATTATGGAGTTTATTATGGAAATAATACAACTTTCATCAGTactaaaattcataaaatatacatagtacaaatatttttatttttgaaagagaaacTTTCGCATCCTATTAAATATATCTCTAATTTTACCAAAAGTTGCTTTTTTTGGTCTAAATAATTTTTAGCCTATCAAACATAATCACTCAAACAATTCCAAATCTTCCAAATTGTATTTTGTGTAATTTAGTCCATTCCTCTCCTTAGTCTAAAACAATTAATTTtgataaaaaatatattcaacaaTATTTGaatatcttgttagtcatatttTTATCATCACTTTTATATGCAGATCTTAacatttttgtttagattttctttttggaataATGATACTCAAGCTTattgtttttattgcattaaatgATAGCATGTCCATCCATAAAATATGATCTTAAAAGTACTTGATAAGTAATGGAATAATGAAACTCACTGTGTTTCCAAAATTCTTATTGAATTTTATTGACTCTTATTGTATTTTTCATTGCTCACTCTAAAAACGTATCCTAATCTATCTGACCAATATGGATAAAGTTAATTTGCTGTACCCTGTCCAAAAAAAATGTTATGTTTAGAACCTTTTATTCTACCCATTCAAGTCTGACTGCAGAAAATAAACTGACTTTGTGTAATATTGATTTGTTTCTCTTTCAACATTAGTCCAGCTTTACCTTACTAGGATtaagaagagatttttaaaatgagaaaattagtaATTTATATTTCCTAAAGATTTTTGCCAATAACTTTAGAACTTAATCATTCATGGTCACATTTGAATCTGGCATTATTCATCACTTATGGCAGCAAAACCCCCCTAAGTATCAGAATCTATATTTAAATTGTCATACACTGTCTTCTCCCATGAAATACATAACCTGGCCTTGTGGGAACCAGTCTATGAAtcaaaaaaagtattcattttttcatgtatTCAATTGAACAACTGTTTATTAAgatgctgagaatacaaatataggAATGGGGGAAAAGCCCCTATCCTCAAAGAtcttatattttcatattgaaaGGGACATTATGATAGCAGGTAATCTATCTGATGACATTATTCTAGATTATTCCATATAATACTGGTTTTATTGTCTCTATTGTGACTAATACAATAAAGCACTATctgtttaaaaacaattttattttaacttctgAGGCTTTATCCTTATTTTCCTAGGATGAAAATCTATATTGTGTAAGACATTATAAAATAAGATATgaatattgtaaaatgaagggcagctaggtggcacagttgggtaagtagggggtgcagtggacaaagtgctgggcctggaatcaggaagattcattttcctgagtttaaattcaatctcaaacacttactagctatgttgcTTTGAGAagtctgtttgcttcaatttcctcatttgtaaaatgagctggtgaaggaaatagcaaatcattccagtatttttgtcacaAAAACTCCAAGTCAGAGTCAGACCAACCGAAAAAAAGGctaaacaattataaaatgagagtttaAGAGAAcgattaaacatttaaaattcagAGGTGTGTGCTAAAATAGAAAAAAGCCCAGAACTTGAAGTTAAAGGACCTAGATTCAAAGCCTGCTTTGCCATCTACTTTCTATGATATGTCATTAACCCTTTCTGAGTCTCTGTTTGCTACAAACTGAAAAGGGTtgttagataatctctaagatcccttccaattctaaatcttgtGATCAAATAAAAAGGCTGAATGTTCTGCCTAATTCTATGGGGTCTATAAGATGTGTCACAAAATCtaaaaattggaagagatctcagaaaccATCCAGTCCAACTCCTATATGATTGAAAATTCTTACAAGTTCCCCAGTTGTGATCAGTATGTCATAGTGAGGGTGCATACCATAGTCAGGAAATTGGgcggtttttgtttttaatcaaaatgTCACCTTGACTCATGTTGAGTTTACCAAAAACTCATGTTGAGGCAACCACAAAAAACCCAAATCTTTTCCATAACATTTTTTATCTACCCAtgtattcatctctctctctccctttctctctctgtgtgtgatctatcatctatctatctatctatctatctatctatctatctatctatctatctatctacctatctatcatctatctatctatctatgtatctatcttaAATTgtggtttcatttatctttgttaaATTTCTTCATAAATTTGATCCATTGTTCTAGATTGAAAAGACCATTTTGGATTTTGATTCTGTCATATGAGCTAAGTATCCATCAGAGCTTTGTGTCACTTATAGTTCTGATAAGGACTCTCTCTGTACCTTCAGTAAAGTAATGGGCAAAAATGTTGAACAAAAAAGCATTAAAGGCATGTCTCCAGGAGACAGCACTAAAAAACTTAATTATTCTCTGTATTCAGTCCTTCGatggttctgagttcaaatcattagGCAAACTTTCTTTGTCTTGTTCAGTGTAAttgtaatcaatcaataaaattattagaTGCCTACcatataccagacactgtgctaagtattgaaGATTCAAAACgaaacaaaagacagtccctgacttcaagaaaTTTGTAATGTAATGGGGGAGATCACATGCAAACCATATATGAACCAGTTATACACAAGATGAATAGGAAATAGCTAAGAAAGTGAAGAGGGGATTaagagaggaggaaatgagatttttagctgggacttgaaggaattcAGGAGGTTTCCTTTATTTGTCATTATGGGTTCCCTTGTCTTAAGACACTTTTATAGGTAGaacatcaaaatggaaaaataatacttTGTCATGTGGAAGAAGTATTATGATTGTCCTACTTGGTGTCTGCCACCAGTATGTTAAAGAGACAGACCGAGAGGCACATGAAGAGAAGTTTCTCAGCACttagaactgtccaaaaatggaatagaTGATCTCAGGAGTCATACATCTTTGAGTAAAAACTATCTAGGGGAAGTGTAGAATGATTTAGGCAGAATTTatattagatgatttctgagattcCCTGATTCCATCAAGGACATCATCACATCATCATTCTTCCAGTAACCATGGCTGAAATTTTTGGAGTTATCCACAATTCTATACTCTCACTccacatcaccatcatcaccatcactaaCCACCATAGAGtattttaagacttgcaaagcacttcacaaatgtTATTTTATCCTTAACATTCTGAAGTCattgctattatctccatttttacatatAGAGgcaaaaaagagattaagtgatttacccagggttacacagacaATTGAGTTTTAACGGTTAGATTTAAACACGTCTTCCTAGATTCTAGGTCCAGGGCTCTGAACACAGAACTACAAAGAGTCATTTCccattattaatataaaatattatacacTACTCCCCTTCATGCGCTCTATAAGGCATGCAAACTGGCATTCCTGTTTCTTGAACACAACTATCCATCCTTCATCTCTGGGTCTGGAACATTCTGTCCCTTGTTTCTGGTACACAATCCCTTCTCTTAGAATCCGTCATTTCCTACAAACTCAGATCAAATACCCTGAGAATTAGACAACCAAGCCAACCCAGAAGGTATGTTCCTTATATAGTTCTTTGTTTCTGTTCTGGTCTTGTTCTGTCCTACTTGCAGTATATGACAGTTGGGTCAAAGAGCATGTATCTTGATCACCTCTTTTCCACGTCTTTCCATAAATTCTTTTTACAGGTctaatttaatagtttttcttgcttaattctttttaatgtgtttttaatctgttttgtGGATCACTTTGGCTAAAAGTTCATCTAGAGGCC
The Macrotis lagotis isolate mMagLag1 chromosome 3, bilby.v1.9.chrom.fasta, whole genome shotgun sequence genome window above contains:
- the TIGD4 gene encoding tigger transposable element-derived protein 4 isoform X2, with amino-acid sequence MAEASVDPLSLPEPRKKKSLSIEEKIDIINAVESDAVDMLHLCWRTVTPETIIKSYEKAGFKSQHGESGKTNMETENGLDLVSHALAAGVEFPEGLSLEEYASLDEDLVTCETVSDSEVTWTKEGKINETESYTSEEEDDDESPETELPLPSKMEAVTALETLKKFLRSQEINDTLHDSLADLENFIQSLSFK
- the TIGD4 gene encoding tigger transposable element-derived protein 4 isoform X1, translated to MAEASVDPLSLPEPRKKKSLSIEEKIDIINAVESGKKKAEIAAKYGIKKNSLSSIMKNKDKVLEAFESLKFDPKRKRLRTAFYTDLEEALMRWYRMAQCLNVPVNGPMLRLKANDFAQKLGHSDFKCSNGWLDRFKSRYGLVFRSQSVESATESEDAVTVWSQNVLPYYLNDYQPKDIFNIKETGLFYRMLPTKTFAFKGEACSIGKLNKERITLVVGANMDGSEKLPLLIIGKNKNPHCFKNVKSLPVDYESNRMAWMTSEIFQLWIQKLDEKFQAQKRQVVVFLDSLPAHPEVKILKSTQLVFFPSSLSSKFVAMKQGVIKNLKVKYRFYLVKKFLDSVESSKEFTFSLLDAVDMLHLCWRTVTPETIIKSYEKAGFKSQHGESGKTNMETENGLDLVSHALAAGVEFPEGLSLEEYASLDEDLVTCETVSDSEVTWTKEGKINETESYTSEEEDDDESPETELPLPSKMEAVTALETLKKFLRSQEINDTLHDSLADLENFIQSLSFK